In the genome of Cuculus canorus isolate bCucCan1 chromosome 26, bCucCan1.pri, whole genome shotgun sequence, one region contains:
- the SORBS3 gene encoding vinexin isoform X3 — protein sequence MGCSHVGQPGPHWHCCDPRRCHWAGGGTIAPSESKDGVWGLLAGFNPSPESLALCPLLLCSCSSVFLSPVPNLLPPWPEQDETHHPQGLELHPPGLPPQLLSLLSPGCGMAPRQGWCHHPLCPCPSIPGRGGLMGTEGGLEFGSEATTLPQDIPWRVKGLSSRGSSWDTGRAGAAGSGLSAVLGLSRKRAAKPGTLHCRGEESTGSPGASSRLPLAMANQLLSPDSSQVLGTENIPSFHPWHAAKWVPIIHHRGSNTLNFDFHHPATHSTAEHERAAPRSSANEWYQTWPGKEAKAPSVSAPTSPTCGPGANSACPQLPGWSATWTKDSKRREKRWVKYDGIGPVDETGMPIASRSSVNRPRDWYRSMFRQIHCKLPEPDWDPHPCPMPELSPLPTAAPLCAQEPWRKPPTTKPSGIPNGLDWTSWGDTGDITEPGSIFDYEPGQSSVLEQPQQPLAATPPARAQPIEVLLEQELEQLSEELDKDMKAMEMRQHPCKSPAAAPGSRSSVPASLAARRNPAPWSWSPHRTPLSPRCLQSPPGTHHLPAVPTMERGGLGSDQSCAIPGRDTLRPETLPSLSDMGGPAEAIRREEKKMKAARLKFDFQAESPKELMLQKGDIVYIHKEVDRNWLEGEHHGRVGIFPSNYVEILPSTEVPKPIKAPTIQVLEYGEALALYNFLGELPVELSFRKGERVCLVRRVDQNWYEGRISGTSRQGIFPTTYVQVLKEPRVKATTEDFPPSPASSSPRLPAGSPSLQHSPGPQGPPVSAGSPRPAEWGLGEAGDCPPSHCHLSFSSSRKLPHTSAPHPSPAPAAPSHPVATQPQEPWYPSWPPEKSAAPGVPTSARPVPVTSFNSSEVQWTMYRAVYQYQPQNADELELLEGDRVDVMQQCDDGWFVGISRRTQKFGTFPGNYVAPV from the exons ATGGGCTGCAGCCATGTGGGGCAGCCGGGACCCCACTGGCACTGCTGTGACCCCCGGAGATGTCACTGGGCTGGAGGGGGGACCATTGCCCCCTCAGAGAGCAAGGATGGAGTCTGGGGTCTCCTGGCAGGGTTTAATCCTTCCCCTGAGAGTCTGGCGCTgtgccctctcctcctctgctcttgtAGCTCAGTTTTCTTGTCTCCTGTCCCCAACCTGCTTCCTCCTTGGCCTGAACAGGATGAGACGCACCATCCCCAAGGATTGGAGCTGCATCCTCCAGGGCTGCcaccccagctcctgtcccttcTGTCTCCTGGGTGCGGCATGGCGCCCCGGCAGGGCTGGTGCCATCATCCCCTTTGTCcctgtccctccatccctggcAGGGGTGGCCTGATGGGGACCGAGGGAGGCCTGGAGTTTGGCAGCGAAGCCACCACCCTCCCACAGGACATTCCATGGAGGGTAAAAGGCCTGAGCTCACGTGGGAGCTCATGGGACACAGgaagggctggggctgctggttcAGGGCTGTCAGCAGTTTTGGGGTTGAGCAGGAAGAGAGCAGCCAAGCCTGGGACACTGCACTGCcgaggggaggag AGCACGGGCAGCCCTGGGGCATCATCCCGGCTCCCCCTGGCCATGGCAAACCAGCTCCTGTCCCCCGACTCCAGCCAGGTGCTAGGCACAGAGAACATCCCCTCCTTCCACCCATGGCATGCAGCGAAGTGG GTGCCCATCATCCACCACCGGGGCTCCAACACACTGAATTTCGACTTCCACCACCCAGCCacccacagcacagctgagcaCGAGCGAGCAGCCCCCAGAAGCTCAG CCAACGAGTGGTACCAGACCTGGCCGGGCAAGGAGGCGAAGGCACCCAGCGTCTCGGCACCCACCAGCCCCACATGTGGCCCCGGGGCCAACTCCGCTTGCCCGCAACTACCAGGCTGGTCGGCCACTTGGACCAAGGACAGCAAGCGTCGCGAGAAGCGCTGGGTGAAGTACGATGGCATTGGGCCAGTGGATGAGACGGGGATGCCCATCGCCTCACGCTCG agcGTCAACCGTCCCCGCGACTGGTATCGCAGCATGTTTCGCCAGATCCACTGCAAGCTGCCAG AGCCTGACTgggacccccatccctgccccatgcCAGAGCTCAGCCCCTTGCCCACTGCGGCACCTCTGTGTGCCCAAGAACCATGGAGAAAGCCACCAACAACCAAGCCCTCCGGCATTCCCAATGGGCTGGATTG GACCAGCTGGGGTGACACCGGTGACATCACAGAGCCTGGCAGCATTTTTGACTACGAACCGGGGCAATcctctgtgctggagcagccGCAGCAG CCCCTGGCAGCGACACCACCGGCGCGGGCTCAGCCCATCGag gtgctgctggagcaggagctggagcagctcagcGAGGAGCTGGACAAGGACATGAAGGCCATGGAGATGCGGCAGCATCCCTGCAAG AGCCCGGCAGCTGCTCCCGGCTCTCGCTCCTCTGTTCCGGCCTCTCTGGCGGCTCG GAGGAACCCAGCACCCTGGTCTTGGTCACCCCACAGGACGCCACTGTCCCCCCGCTGCCTGCAGAGCCCCCCCGGCACTCACCACCTGCCTGCTGTCCCCACCATGGAGCGAGGTGGGCTGGGCAGCGACCAGAGCTGTGCAATCCCTGGCAGAG ACACTCTCAGGccagagaccctccccagcctCTCCGACATGGGTGGCCCCGCAGAGGCCatcaggagagaggagaagaag ATGAAAGCTGCTCGCCTCAAGTTTGACTTCCAAGCTGAGTCACCCAA GGAGCTGATGCTGCAGAAGGGGGACATTGTCTACATCCATAAGGAGGTGGACAGGAACTGGCTGGAGGGCGAGCACCACGGCCGTGTGGGAATCTTCCCCTCCAACTATGTGGAG ATCCTGCCCTCCACGGAGGTGCCCAAGCCCATCAAAGCACCAACCATCCAAGTGTTGGAGTACGGCGAGGCCCTGGCGCTCTACAACTTCCTAGGGGAACTGCCTGTTGAGCTCTCCTTCCGCAAG GGCGAGCGGGTCTGCCTGGTGAGGCGGGTGGACCAGAACTGGTACGAGGGGCGCATCTCCGGCACCAGCCGTCAGGGCATCTTCCCCACCACCTACGTGCAGGTCTTGAAGGAGCCACGGGTGAAAGCCACCACTGAGGATTTCCCTCCctcacctgcctcctccagcccccGGCTCCCCGCTggttctccatccctgcagcattCACCTGGTCCTCAGGGCCCCCCAGTTTCTGCTGGCTCCCCTCGGCCAGCGGAGTGGGGGCTTGGCGAGGCCGGTGATTGTCCACCCTCCCACTGTCACCTCTCCTTCAGCTCCTCCCGCAAACTGCCCCACACCAGTGCCCCTCACCCCTCTCCGGCCCCTGCTGCCCCCTCACACCCTGTGGCCACccaaccccaggagccctgGTACCCATCCTGGCCCCCCGAGAAG AGCGCAGCTCCAGGGGTGCCCACCAGCGCCCGCCCCGTGCCCGTCACATCCTTCAACAGCTCCGAAGTCCAGTGGACCAT GTACCGCGCGGTGTACCAGTACCAGCCTCAAAATGCCGatgagctggagctgctggagggcGACCGGGTGGATGTGATGCAGCAGTGCGATGACGGCTGGTTCGTGG GCATCTCCAGGCGGACGCAGAAGTTCGGCACCTTCCCCGGCAATTACGTGGCACCGGTGTGA
- the SORBS3 gene encoding vinexin isoform X5, which translates to MGCSHVGQPGPHWHCCDPRRCHWAGGGTIAPSESKDGVWGLLAGFNPSPESLALCPLLLCSCSSVFLSPVPNLLPPWPEQDETHHPQGLELHPPGLPPQLLSLLSPGCGMAPRQGWCHHPLCPCPSIPGRGGLMGTEGGLEFGSEATTLPQDIPWRVKGLSSRGSSWDTGRAGAAGSGLSAVLGLSRKRAAKPGTLHCRGEESTGSPGASSRLPLAMANQLLSPDSSQVLGTENIPSFHPWHAAKWVPIIHHRGSNTLNFDFHHPATHSTAEHERAAPRSSANEWYQTWPGKEAKAPSVSAPTSPTCGPGANSACPQLPGWSATWTKDSKRREKRWVKYDGIGPVDETGMPIASRSSVNRPRDWYRSMFRQIHCKLPEPDWDPHPCPMPELSPLPTAAPLCAQEPWRKPPTTKPSGIPNGLDWTSWGDTGDITEPGSIFDYEPGQSSVLEQPQQPLAATPPARAQPIESPAAAPGSRSSVPASLAARRNPAPWSWSPHRTPLSPRCLQSPPGTHHLPAVPTMERGGLGSDQSCAIPGRDTLRPETLPSLSDMGGPAEAIRREEKKMKAARLKFDFQAESPKELMLQKGDIVYIHKEVDRNWLEGEHHGRVGIFPSNYVEILPSTEVPKPIKAPTIQVLEYGEALALYNFLGELPVELSFRKGERVCLVRRVDQNWYEGRISGTSRQGIFPTTYVQVLKEPRVKATTEDFPPSPASSSPRLPAGSPSLQHSPGPQGPPVSAGSPRPAEWGLGEAGDCPPSHCHLSFSSSRKLPHTSAPHPSPAPAAPSHPVATQPQEPWYPSWPPEKSAAPGVPTSARPVPVTSFNSSEVQWTMYRAVYQYQPQNADELELLEGDRVDVMQQCDDGWFVGISRRTQKFGTFPGNYVAPV; encoded by the exons ATGGGCTGCAGCCATGTGGGGCAGCCGGGACCCCACTGGCACTGCTGTGACCCCCGGAGATGTCACTGGGCTGGAGGGGGGACCATTGCCCCCTCAGAGAGCAAGGATGGAGTCTGGGGTCTCCTGGCAGGGTTTAATCCTTCCCCTGAGAGTCTGGCGCTgtgccctctcctcctctgctcttgtAGCTCAGTTTTCTTGTCTCCTGTCCCCAACCTGCTTCCTCCTTGGCCTGAACAGGATGAGACGCACCATCCCCAAGGATTGGAGCTGCATCCTCCAGGGCTGCcaccccagctcctgtcccttcTGTCTCCTGGGTGCGGCATGGCGCCCCGGCAGGGCTGGTGCCATCATCCCCTTTGTCcctgtccctccatccctggcAGGGGTGGCCTGATGGGGACCGAGGGAGGCCTGGAGTTTGGCAGCGAAGCCACCACCCTCCCACAGGACATTCCATGGAGGGTAAAAGGCCTGAGCTCACGTGGGAGCTCATGGGACACAGgaagggctggggctgctggttcAGGGCTGTCAGCAGTTTTGGGGTTGAGCAGGAAGAGAGCAGCCAAGCCTGGGACACTGCACTGCcgaggggaggag AGCACGGGCAGCCCTGGGGCATCATCCCGGCTCCCCCTGGCCATGGCAAACCAGCTCCTGTCCCCCGACTCCAGCCAGGTGCTAGGCACAGAGAACATCCCCTCCTTCCACCCATGGCATGCAGCGAAGTGG GTGCCCATCATCCACCACCGGGGCTCCAACACACTGAATTTCGACTTCCACCACCCAGCCacccacagcacagctgagcaCGAGCGAGCAGCCCCCAGAAGCTCAG CCAACGAGTGGTACCAGACCTGGCCGGGCAAGGAGGCGAAGGCACCCAGCGTCTCGGCACCCACCAGCCCCACATGTGGCCCCGGGGCCAACTCCGCTTGCCCGCAACTACCAGGCTGGTCGGCCACTTGGACCAAGGACAGCAAGCGTCGCGAGAAGCGCTGGGTGAAGTACGATGGCATTGGGCCAGTGGATGAGACGGGGATGCCCATCGCCTCACGCTCG agcGTCAACCGTCCCCGCGACTGGTATCGCAGCATGTTTCGCCAGATCCACTGCAAGCTGCCAG AGCCTGACTgggacccccatccctgccccatgcCAGAGCTCAGCCCCTTGCCCACTGCGGCACCTCTGTGTGCCCAAGAACCATGGAGAAAGCCACCAACAACCAAGCCCTCCGGCATTCCCAATGGGCTGGATTG GACCAGCTGGGGTGACACCGGTGACATCACAGAGCCTGGCAGCATTTTTGACTACGAACCGGGGCAATcctctgtgctggagcagccGCAGCAG CCCCTGGCAGCGACACCACCGGCGCGGGCTCAGCCCATCGag AGCCCGGCAGCTGCTCCCGGCTCTCGCTCCTCTGTTCCGGCCTCTCTGGCGGCTCG GAGGAACCCAGCACCCTGGTCTTGGTCACCCCACAGGACGCCACTGTCCCCCCGCTGCCTGCAGAGCCCCCCCGGCACTCACCACCTGCCTGCTGTCCCCACCATGGAGCGAGGTGGGCTGGGCAGCGACCAGAGCTGTGCAATCCCTGGCAGAG ACACTCTCAGGccagagaccctccccagcctCTCCGACATGGGTGGCCCCGCAGAGGCCatcaggagagaggagaagaag ATGAAAGCTGCTCGCCTCAAGTTTGACTTCCAAGCTGAGTCACCCAA GGAGCTGATGCTGCAGAAGGGGGACATTGTCTACATCCATAAGGAGGTGGACAGGAACTGGCTGGAGGGCGAGCACCACGGCCGTGTGGGAATCTTCCCCTCCAACTATGTGGAG ATCCTGCCCTCCACGGAGGTGCCCAAGCCCATCAAAGCACCAACCATCCAAGTGTTGGAGTACGGCGAGGCCCTGGCGCTCTACAACTTCCTAGGGGAACTGCCTGTTGAGCTCTCCTTCCGCAAG GGCGAGCGGGTCTGCCTGGTGAGGCGGGTGGACCAGAACTGGTACGAGGGGCGCATCTCCGGCACCAGCCGTCAGGGCATCTTCCCCACCACCTACGTGCAGGTCTTGAAGGAGCCACGGGTGAAAGCCACCACTGAGGATTTCCCTCCctcacctgcctcctccagcccccGGCTCCCCGCTggttctccatccctgcagcattCACCTGGTCCTCAGGGCCCCCCAGTTTCTGCTGGCTCCCCTCGGCCAGCGGAGTGGGGGCTTGGCGAGGCCGGTGATTGTCCACCCTCCCACTGTCACCTCTCCTTCAGCTCCTCCCGCAAACTGCCCCACACCAGTGCCCCTCACCCCTCTCCGGCCCCTGCTGCCCCCTCACACCCTGTGGCCACccaaccccaggagccctgGTACCCATCCTGGCCCCCCGAGAAG AGCGCAGCTCCAGGGGTGCCCACCAGCGCCCGCCCCGTGCCCGTCACATCCTTCAACAGCTCCGAAGTCCAGTGGACCAT GTACCGCGCGGTGTACCAGTACCAGCCTCAAAATGCCGatgagctggagctgctggagggcGACCGGGTGGATGTGATGCAGCAGTGCGATGACGGCTGGTTCGTGG GCATCTCCAGGCGGACGCAGAAGTTCGGCACCTTCCCCGGCAATTACGTGGCACCGGTGTGA
- the SORBS3 gene encoding vinexin isoform X4, which translates to MGCSHVGQPGPHWHCCDPRRCHWAGGGTIAPSESKDGVWGLLAGFNPSPESLALCPLLLCSCSSVFLSPVPNLLPPWPEQDETHHPQGLELHPPGLPPQLLSLLSPGCGMAPRQGWCHHPLCPCPSIPGRGGLMGTEGGLEFGSEATTLPQDIPWRVKGLSSRGSSWDTGRAGAAGSGLSAVLGLSRKRAAKPGTLHCRGEESTGSPGASSRLPLAMANQLLSPDSSQVLGTENIPSFHPWHAAKWVPIIHHRGSNTLNFDFHHPATHSTAEHERAAPRSSANEWYQTWPGKEAKAPSVSAPTSPTCGPGANSACPQLPGWSATWTKDSKRREKRWVKYDGIGPVDETGMPIASRSSVNRPRDWYRSMFRQIHCKLPEPDWDPHPCPMPELSPLPTAAPLCAQEPWRKPPTTKPSGIPNGLDWTSWGDTGDITEPGSIFDYEPGQSSVLEQPQQPLAATPPARAQPIEVLLEQELEQLSEELDKDMKAMEMRQHPCKSPAAAPGSRSSVPASLAARTPLSPRCLQSPPGTHHLPAVPTMERGGLGSDQSCAIPGRDTLRPETLPSLSDMGGPAEAIRREEKKMKAARLKFDFQAESPKELMLQKGDIVYIHKEVDRNWLEGEHHGRVGIFPSNYVEILPSTEVPKPIKAPTIQVLEYGEALALYNFLGELPVELSFRKGERVCLVRRVDQNWYEGRISGTSRQGIFPTTYVQVLKEPRVKATTEDFPPSPASSSPRLPAGSPSLQHSPGPQGPPVSAGSPRPAEWGLGEAGDCPPSHCHLSFSSSRKLPHTSAPHPSPAPAAPSHPVATQPQEPWYPSWPPEKSAAPGVPTSARPVPVTSFNSSEVQWTMYRAVYQYQPQNADELELLEGDRVDVMQQCDDGWFVGISRRTQKFGTFPGNYVAPV; encoded by the exons ATGGGCTGCAGCCATGTGGGGCAGCCGGGACCCCACTGGCACTGCTGTGACCCCCGGAGATGTCACTGGGCTGGAGGGGGGACCATTGCCCCCTCAGAGAGCAAGGATGGAGTCTGGGGTCTCCTGGCAGGGTTTAATCCTTCCCCTGAGAGTCTGGCGCTgtgccctctcctcctctgctcttgtAGCTCAGTTTTCTTGTCTCCTGTCCCCAACCTGCTTCCTCCTTGGCCTGAACAGGATGAGACGCACCATCCCCAAGGATTGGAGCTGCATCCTCCAGGGCTGCcaccccagctcctgtcccttcTGTCTCCTGGGTGCGGCATGGCGCCCCGGCAGGGCTGGTGCCATCATCCCCTTTGTCcctgtccctccatccctggcAGGGGTGGCCTGATGGGGACCGAGGGAGGCCTGGAGTTTGGCAGCGAAGCCACCACCCTCCCACAGGACATTCCATGGAGGGTAAAAGGCCTGAGCTCACGTGGGAGCTCATGGGACACAGgaagggctggggctgctggttcAGGGCTGTCAGCAGTTTTGGGGTTGAGCAGGAAGAGAGCAGCCAAGCCTGGGACACTGCACTGCcgaggggaggag AGCACGGGCAGCCCTGGGGCATCATCCCGGCTCCCCCTGGCCATGGCAAACCAGCTCCTGTCCCCCGACTCCAGCCAGGTGCTAGGCACAGAGAACATCCCCTCCTTCCACCCATGGCATGCAGCGAAGTGG GTGCCCATCATCCACCACCGGGGCTCCAACACACTGAATTTCGACTTCCACCACCCAGCCacccacagcacagctgagcaCGAGCGAGCAGCCCCCAGAAGCTCAG CCAACGAGTGGTACCAGACCTGGCCGGGCAAGGAGGCGAAGGCACCCAGCGTCTCGGCACCCACCAGCCCCACATGTGGCCCCGGGGCCAACTCCGCTTGCCCGCAACTACCAGGCTGGTCGGCCACTTGGACCAAGGACAGCAAGCGTCGCGAGAAGCGCTGGGTGAAGTACGATGGCATTGGGCCAGTGGATGAGACGGGGATGCCCATCGCCTCACGCTCG agcGTCAACCGTCCCCGCGACTGGTATCGCAGCATGTTTCGCCAGATCCACTGCAAGCTGCCAG AGCCTGACTgggacccccatccctgccccatgcCAGAGCTCAGCCCCTTGCCCACTGCGGCACCTCTGTGTGCCCAAGAACCATGGAGAAAGCCACCAACAACCAAGCCCTCCGGCATTCCCAATGGGCTGGATTG GACCAGCTGGGGTGACACCGGTGACATCACAGAGCCTGGCAGCATTTTTGACTACGAACCGGGGCAATcctctgtgctggagcagccGCAGCAG CCCCTGGCAGCGACACCACCGGCGCGGGCTCAGCCCATCGag gtgctgctggagcaggagctggagcagctcagcGAGGAGCTGGACAAGGACATGAAGGCCATGGAGATGCGGCAGCATCCCTGCAAG AGCCCGGCAGCTGCTCCCGGCTCTCGCTCCTCTGTTCCGGCCTCTCTGGCGGCTCG GACGCCACTGTCCCCCCGCTGCCTGCAGAGCCCCCCCGGCACTCACCACCTGCCTGCTGTCCCCACCATGGAGCGAGGTGGGCTGGGCAGCGACCAGAGCTGTGCAATCCCTGGCAGAG ACACTCTCAGGccagagaccctccccagcctCTCCGACATGGGTGGCCCCGCAGAGGCCatcaggagagaggagaagaag ATGAAAGCTGCTCGCCTCAAGTTTGACTTCCAAGCTGAGTCACCCAA GGAGCTGATGCTGCAGAAGGGGGACATTGTCTACATCCATAAGGAGGTGGACAGGAACTGGCTGGAGGGCGAGCACCACGGCCGTGTGGGAATCTTCCCCTCCAACTATGTGGAG ATCCTGCCCTCCACGGAGGTGCCCAAGCCCATCAAAGCACCAACCATCCAAGTGTTGGAGTACGGCGAGGCCCTGGCGCTCTACAACTTCCTAGGGGAACTGCCTGTTGAGCTCTCCTTCCGCAAG GGCGAGCGGGTCTGCCTGGTGAGGCGGGTGGACCAGAACTGGTACGAGGGGCGCATCTCCGGCACCAGCCGTCAGGGCATCTTCCCCACCACCTACGTGCAGGTCTTGAAGGAGCCACGGGTGAAAGCCACCACTGAGGATTTCCCTCCctcacctgcctcctccagcccccGGCTCCCCGCTggttctccatccctgcagcattCACCTGGTCCTCAGGGCCCCCCAGTTTCTGCTGGCTCCCCTCGGCCAGCGGAGTGGGGGCTTGGCGAGGCCGGTGATTGTCCACCCTCCCACTGTCACCTCTCCTTCAGCTCCTCCCGCAAACTGCCCCACACCAGTGCCCCTCACCCCTCTCCGGCCCCTGCTGCCCCCTCACACCCTGTGGCCACccaaccccaggagccctgGTACCCATCCTGGCCCCCCGAGAAG AGCGCAGCTCCAGGGGTGCCCACCAGCGCCCGCCCCGTGCCCGTCACATCCTTCAACAGCTCCGAAGTCCAGTGGACCAT GTACCGCGCGGTGTACCAGTACCAGCCTCAAAATGCCGatgagctggagctgctggagggcGACCGGGTGGATGTGATGCAGCAGTGCGATGACGGCTGGTTCGTGG GCATCTCCAGGCGGACGCAGAAGTTCGGCACCTTCCCCGGCAATTACGTGGCACCGGTGTGA
- the SORBS3 gene encoding vinexin isoform X10: MGCSHVGQPGPHWHCCDPRRCHWAGGGTIAPSESKDGVWGLLAGFNPSPESLALCPLLLCSCSSVFLSPVPNLLPPWPEQDETHHPQGLELHPPGLPPQLLSLLSPGCGMAPRQGWCHHPLCPCPSIPGRGGLMGTEGGLEFGSEATTLPQDIPWRVKGLSSRGSSWDTGRAGAAGSGLSAVLGLSRKRAAKPGTLHCRGEESTGSPGASSRLPLAMANQLLSPDSSQVLGTENIPSFHPWHAAKWVPIIHHRGSNTLNFDFHHPATHSTAEHERAAPRSSANEWYQTWPGKEAKAPSVSAPTSPTCGPGANSACPQLPGWSATWTKDSKRREKRWVKYDGIGPVDETGMPIASRSSVNRPRDWYRSMFRQIHCKLPEPDWDPHPCPMPELSPLPTAAPLCAQEPWRKPPTTKPSGIPNGLDWTSWGDTGDITEPGSIFDYEPGQSSVLEQPQQPLAATPPARAQPIESPAAAPGSRSSVPASLAARCAGNAMSRALAQPQGRWLWLDSHHRHPRIPSGALCPSEYKSTSASIPVGSTQTPSTGGTQHPGLGHPTGRHCPPAACRAPPALTTCLLSPPWSEVGWAATRAVQSLAETLSGQRPSPASPTWVAPQRPSGERRRR, translated from the exons ATGGGCTGCAGCCATGTGGGGCAGCCGGGACCCCACTGGCACTGCTGTGACCCCCGGAGATGTCACTGGGCTGGAGGGGGGACCATTGCCCCCTCAGAGAGCAAGGATGGAGTCTGGGGTCTCCTGGCAGGGTTTAATCCTTCCCCTGAGAGTCTGGCGCTgtgccctctcctcctctgctcttgtAGCTCAGTTTTCTTGTCTCCTGTCCCCAACCTGCTTCCTCCTTGGCCTGAACAGGATGAGACGCACCATCCCCAAGGATTGGAGCTGCATCCTCCAGGGCTGCcaccccagctcctgtcccttcTGTCTCCTGGGTGCGGCATGGCGCCCCGGCAGGGCTGGTGCCATCATCCCCTTTGTCcctgtccctccatccctggcAGGGGTGGCCTGATGGGGACCGAGGGAGGCCTGGAGTTTGGCAGCGAAGCCACCACCCTCCCACAGGACATTCCATGGAGGGTAAAAGGCCTGAGCTCACGTGGGAGCTCATGGGACACAGgaagggctggggctgctggttcAGGGCTGTCAGCAGTTTTGGGGTTGAGCAGGAAGAGAGCAGCCAAGCCTGGGACACTGCACTGCcgaggggaggag AGCACGGGCAGCCCTGGGGCATCATCCCGGCTCCCCCTGGCCATGGCAAACCAGCTCCTGTCCCCCGACTCCAGCCAGGTGCTAGGCACAGAGAACATCCCCTCCTTCCACCCATGGCATGCAGCGAAGTGG GTGCCCATCATCCACCACCGGGGCTCCAACACACTGAATTTCGACTTCCACCACCCAGCCacccacagcacagctgagcaCGAGCGAGCAGCCCCCAGAAGCTCAG CCAACGAGTGGTACCAGACCTGGCCGGGCAAGGAGGCGAAGGCACCCAGCGTCTCGGCACCCACCAGCCCCACATGTGGCCCCGGGGCCAACTCCGCTTGCCCGCAACTACCAGGCTGGTCGGCCACTTGGACCAAGGACAGCAAGCGTCGCGAGAAGCGCTGGGTGAAGTACGATGGCATTGGGCCAGTGGATGAGACGGGGATGCCCATCGCCTCACGCTCG agcGTCAACCGTCCCCGCGACTGGTATCGCAGCATGTTTCGCCAGATCCACTGCAAGCTGCCAG AGCCTGACTgggacccccatccctgccccatgcCAGAGCTCAGCCCCTTGCCCACTGCGGCACCTCTGTGTGCCCAAGAACCATGGAGAAAGCCACCAACAACCAAGCCCTCCGGCATTCCCAATGGGCTGGATTG GACCAGCTGGGGTGACACCGGTGACATCACAGAGCCTGGCAGCATTTTTGACTACGAACCGGGGCAATcctctgtgctggagcagccGCAGCAG CCCCTGGCAGCGACACCACCGGCGCGGGCTCAGCCCATCGag AGCCCGGCAGCTGCTCCCGGCTCTCGCTCCTCTGTTCCGGCCTCTCTGGCGGCTCG CTGTGCGGGGAACGCCATGTCCCGGGCTTTGGCTCAGCCCCAGGGGAGGTGGCTGTGGTTGGATTCCCATCACCGGCACCCCAGGATACCCTCCGGGGCTCTGTGCCCCTCAGAATACAAATCAACAAGCGCTTCCATTCCTGTAGGATCTACCCAAACACCCTCTACAG GAGGAACCCAGCACCCTGGTCTTGGTCACCCCACAGGACGCCACTGTCCCCCCGCTGCCTGCAGAGCCCCCCCGGCACTCACCACCTGCCTGCTGTCCCCACCATGGAGCGAGGTGGGCTGGGCAGCGACCAGAGCTGTGCAATCCCTGGCAGAG ACACTCTCAGGccagagaccctccccagcctCTCCGACATGGGTGGCCCCGCAGAGGCCatcaggagagaggagaagaag ATGA